From the genome of Abyssicoccus albus, one region includes:
- a CDS encoding glycoside hydrolase family 13 protein: protein MKKTWWKEAICYQVYPRSFKDSNGDGIGDIRGVIQKLDYLNDLGIDVIWLSPIYESPNDDNGYDISDYKKILDDFGTMSDFDELLEQAHSRNMKIIMDLVVNHTSDEHEWFIESKKGSDNPYHDWYIWEKPKSDGSEPNNWASIFEGSAWEYEESIDKYYMHLFSKKQPDLNWENKDMREAIYEMINWWLDKGIDGFRVDAISHIKKSFDKGDLKPKLDEKYVSSFSAHMNQEGIHKHLNELKEKTLSNYDIMTVGEANGVTIDDASDWVGEKDGKFNMVFQFEHLNLWDYHSNEDFDVLGYKKVLNKWQTGLNGIGWNALFIENHDKPRIPSTWGSEDFWYESSTSHGMIYFFQKGTPFIYQGQEIGMTNYPFTKIEEFNDVHARNIYDKDLASGINENTIINKLKQQSRDNSRTPMQWNNKENAGFSDNRPWLNVNPNYEKINVENQLNDENSILNFYKKMIELKKSKDTLIYGDFELLLKEDEAVFAYTRSLNEEKYLVIANLTDSKKEISLIKQEYKLILGNYSNHKTNSINELNEYECRLYKIV, encoded by the coding sequence ATGAAAAAGACATGGTGGAAAGAGGCTATTTGTTATCAAGTCTATCCAAGAAGTTTTAAAGATAGCAATGGGGATGGAATCGGAGATATAAGGGGTGTAATTCAAAAGCTAGACTACTTGAATGATTTAGGTATTGATGTTATTTGGTTGAGTCCAATATATGAATCACCTAATGATGATAATGGTTATGATATAAGTGATTATAAAAAAATACTTGATGATTTTGGAACTATGAGTGATTTTGATGAATTACTAGAACAAGCTCATAGTCGTAATATGAAAATTATAATGGATTTGGTAGTGAATCATACAAGTGATGAACATGAATGGTTTATTGAATCAAAGAAAGGCTCTGACAATCCATATCATGATTGGTATATATGGGAAAAACCTAAATCAGATGGGTCCGAACCTAATAATTGGGCTAGTATATTTGAAGGTTCAGCATGGGAATATGAAGAAAGCATTGATAAATACTATATGCATTTATTTAGTAAAAAGCAACCTGACTTAAATTGGGAAAATAAAGATATGAGAGAAGCCATTTATGAAATGATCAATTGGTGGCTTGATAAAGGTATTGACGGATTTAGGGTAGATGCTATTAGCCATATAAAAAAATCATTTGATAAAGGAGATCTAAAGCCAAAGTTAGATGAGAAATATGTATCTTCATTTTCAGCCCATATGAATCAAGAAGGTATTCATAAACATTTAAACGAATTAAAAGAAAAAACTTTATCGAATTACGATATTATGACTGTAGGAGAGGCTAATGGTGTGACGATAGACGATGCCTCTGATTGGGTTGGAGAAAAAGATGGTAAATTTAATATGGTATTTCAGTTTGAGCATTTAAACTTATGGGATTATCACTCCAATGAAGATTTCGATGTATTAGGTTATAAAAAAGTATTAAATAAATGGCAAACTGGATTAAATGGAATTGGTTGGAATGCTCTCTTCATTGAAAATCATGATAAACCTAGAATCCCATCGACATGGGGAAGTGAAGATTTTTGGTATGAGAGCTCTACTAGTCATGGGATGATTTACTTCTTCCAAAAAGGAACACCTTTTATATATCAGGGACAAGAAATAGGTATGACCAATTATCCGTTTACTAAAATAGAAGAATTTAATGATGTCCATGCACGTAATATATATGATAAAGATTTAGCTTCAGGTATAAATGAAAATACAATAATTAATAAACTAAAACAACAATCGCGCGATAACTCTCGAACACCTATGCAATGGAATAATAAAGAAAATGCAGGTTTTTCTGACAATAGACCATGGCTTAATGTAAATCCAAATTATGAGAAAATTAATGTTGAAAATCAATTGAATGATGAAAATTCTATCCTGAATTTTTATAAAAAAATGATTGAATTGAAAAAATCTAAAGATACTTTAATTTATGGGGATTTTGAACTGTTGTTAAAAGAGGATGAAGCGGTATTCGCTTATACAAGAAGCTTAAATGAAGAAAAATATTTGGTGATTGCTAACTTGACAGATAGTAAGAAAGAAATATCATTAATTAAGCAAGAATATAAACTTATACTAGGAAATTATTCTAATCATAAAACTAATAGTATAAATGAATTAAATGAGTATGAATGTCGTCTGTATAAAATAGTATAA
- a CDS encoding nuclease-related domain-containing protein, with product MNINMNDFDMIHWIMFGLALLLLILLVFFIVKMIKANKQYKELQQARDDREKKLTSDYEKRIETERVDGKKKFSEQQSKYDAIVDDQSSQISSLKQFTYGKSQYLTDITLLSFRDKLIDQERIRPEDMHVLANVLIPSKNYKQTKQVDHVILTRTGIYIVDSNYFSGHVYHGMNEQQFDQFPFLEGVYDALGYDHKDEYSFIVEPKDNGEVVMHPLDHQIQDLKVTAEKIRNILKLQYPVKTIMFYNEQETKRNVSINYSTDKDVIVLMGKPELEEYFEKHVFHGRFEYTVEELEQIKQQLLEMNP from the coding sequence ATGAATATCAATATGAATGATTTCGATATGATTCATTGGATCATGTTCGGCTTAGCACTTTTATTACTTATTTTGTTAGTCTTCTTTATCGTAAAGATGATTAAAGCGAACAAGCAGTACAAAGAATTACAACAAGCGCGTGATGATCGCGAGAAAAAGTTAACGTCTGATTATGAAAAACGTATAGAAACTGAACGTGTAGACGGTAAAAAGAAATTTAGTGAGCAGCAATCTAAATACGATGCGATTGTTGATGATCAATCTAGTCAAATTAGTTCTCTAAAGCAATTTACATATGGTAAAAGTCAATATTTAACTGATATTACGTTACTGTCATTTAGAGATAAATTAATTGATCAAGAAAGAATTCGTCCAGAAGATATGCATGTTCTTGCGAATGTATTGATTCCGTCAAAAAATTATAAACAAACAAAGCAAGTGGATCATGTGATTCTTACGCGTACAGGTATCTATATAGTTGATTCAAACTATTTCAGTGGTCACGTATATCATGGGATGAACGAGCAACAATTCGATCAATTCCCATTCTTAGAAGGTGTTTATGATGCACTTGGATATGATCATAAAGATGAGTATTCATTTATTGTTGAGCCGAAAGACAACGGTGAAGTTGTAATGCATCCTTTAGACCATCAAATACAAGATTTGAAAGTCACTGCTGAGAAAATACGTAATATTTTAAAGTTGCAATATCCTGTCAAAACAATTATGTTCTATAATGAACAAGAGACGAAGCGAAATGTTTCGATTAATTATTCAACAGATAAAGATGTGATTGTATTAATGGGGAAACCTGAACTTGAAGAGTATTTTGAGAAGCATGTATTCCATGGTAGATTTGAATACACTGTGGAGGAGCTAGAACAAATTAAACAACAATTGCTAGAGATGAATCCTTAA
- a CDS encoding fluoride efflux transporter FluC: protein MIILSIICAALGAVCRVYITDLLNAKISHSTITPTTFVNIIGSIMIVMFIPLMNINEFIHLLIPGFFGGFTTFATMTKEYYELITSKQYKSFILLFITYIILLLLTLSLYLFIQ from the coding sequence ATGATTATATTATCCATAATATGTGCAGCACTTGGAGCAGTATGTCGTGTGTACATCACAGATTTGTTAAATGCCAAAATAAGTCACTCAACCATAACACCAACTACATTTGTTAATATTATAGGATCCATTATGATTGTCATGTTCATTCCATTAATGAATATCAATGAATTCATACATTTGCTTATTCCAGGTTTTTTTGGTGGGTTTACGACATTTGCGACAATGACTAAAGAATATTATGAGCTCATTACATCTAAACAGTATAAATCCTTTATTTTATTATTCATCACATACATAATACTTTTATTACTAACACTAAGTTTATATTTATTTATCCAATAG
- a CDS encoding fluoride efflux transporter FluC — MKYLFIFIGGLIGATFRLTFIQLNLFNTDEFYNIILVNLTGCVLLGFVYSLDSSLFNQYFIQAGLISSFTTYSAFNFHSIQMIDQYGAIGVMIFILSILVSIIIFFLTVKASKSLFKVSSH, encoded by the coding sequence ATGAAATATTTATTTATATTCATCGGAGGGCTAATTGGAGCAACGTTCAGACTAACTTTTATTCAACTCAATCTATTTAATACAGATGAATTTTATAATATTATTTTGGTCAATCTCACTGGATGTGTTTTACTAGGGTTCGTTTATTCACTAGACAGTTCATTGTTCAATCAGTATTTCATACAAGCAGGATTGATATCTAGCTTTACAACCTACAGTGCATTTAACTTTCATTCAATTCAGATGATTGATCAATATGGTGCAATAGGTGTCATGATATTCATTTTGAGTATTTTAGTTTCAATTATTATTTTTTTCTTAACCGTAAAGGCTTCAAAATCTTTATTTAAAGTGAGTAGTCATTAA
- a CDS encoding proline dehydrogenase family protein: MEFKELFIGLSENKSLNALAKKYGLLFGAKSVVGGENIPDTVETIKKLNAQGIEATIDNLGEFVDTKEIAERELIIILNMIDAIQEHNLKAHMSIKLTQLGLEFDKKYAMENLRKILLKASKTNMHINIDTESYRTLADIQSMIDEVKHEFSNVGTVIQCYLYDAEEMIEKYPDLRLRLVKGAYSEDDTISFQSKEDIDENYIKMIKKRLLNANNITSIATHDHNIINEIKQFVKDHDIDKDQFEFQMLYGFRTEMHKALVDEGYNFCVYIPFGKDWFAYFMRRLAERPQNLDLVIKSFVKKDTVIKVGSAVGLVALSGYAMKKVLDKKDQ; encoded by the coding sequence ATGGAATTCAAAGAACTTTTTATAGGCTTATCGGAAAACAAGAGCTTAAACGCTCTCGCTAAGAAATACGGATTATTATTCGGTGCAAAAAGTGTTGTTGGTGGCGAAAATATTCCTGATACCGTTGAGACAATCAAAAAATTAAATGCTCAAGGTATCGAAGCAACGATCGATAACTTAGGTGAGTTTGTTGATACAAAAGAAATAGCTGAACGTGAATTAATTATTATTTTGAATATGATTGATGCAATCCAAGAACATAATTTAAAAGCGCATATGTCAATCAAATTAACTCAGTTAGGTTTAGAGTTCGATAAAAAATATGCAATGGAAAACTTGCGTAAGATCTTACTTAAAGCAAGTAAAACGAATATGCATATCAATATTGACACAGAAAGCTATAGAACATTAGCTGACATTCAATCTATGATTGATGAAGTAAAACATGAATTCTCAAATGTTGGAACTGTAATTCAATGTTACTTATACGATGCTGAAGAAATGATTGAGAAGTATCCTGATCTTCGTCTAAGACTCGTTAAAGGTGCGTATAGCGAAGATGATACGATTAGTTTCCAATCAAAAGAAGACATTGACGAAAATTACATCAAAATGATTAAAAAACGTTTATTAAACGCTAATAATATCACTTCAATTGCAACTCATGATCATAATATTATTAATGAAATTAAACAATTCGTTAAAGATCATGATATAGATAAGGATCAATTTGAGTTCCAAATGCTATATGGATTTAGAACAGAAATGCATAAAGCATTAGTTGATGAAGGTTACAACTTCTGCGTTTATATTCCATTTGGTAAAGACTGGTTCGCATACTTCATGAGAAGATTAGCTGAAAGACCTCAAAACTTAGATTTAGTCATTAAATCATTCGTCAAAAAAGATACAGTAATCAAAGTTGGAAGTGCCGTTGGTTTAGTTGCTTTATCTGGTTATGCAATGAAGAAAGTATTAGATAAAAAAGATCAGTAA
- a CDS encoding gamma carbonic anhydrase family protein translates to MLIRYENQYPKVHNSAYIAPNATIIGNVTIDASAIILFNAILRGDLEYIHIGKNSNIQDLCIIHQSPNAPTIVGDNVTVGHRVTLHGCHIENHALIGMDSTVLDGAVIGEGSFVGAGSLVTQNKIIPPNSLVFGRPAKVIRTLTDKDRKEMKRILATYQSHKKVYESENS, encoded by the coding sequence ATGCTTATACGTTATGAAAATCAATATCCAAAAGTTCACAACAGTGCATACATTGCACCCAACGCGACTATTATTGGAAATGTCACGATTGATGCATCCGCAATTATTTTGTTCAATGCAATCCTTCGTGGAGATTTAGAATACATTCATATTGGAAAAAATTCGAATATACAGGATTTATGCATAATACATCAAAGTCCTAATGCGCCAACAATTGTTGGCGACAATGTAACTGTAGGTCATCGTGTCACGCTACATGGTTGTCATATAGAAAATCATGCACTGATTGGTATGGATTCAACTGTTTTAGATGGCGCTGTCATCGGTGAAGGTAGTTTTGTAGGGGCCGGAAGCCTAGTCACACAGAACAAAATAATTCCACCAAACAGTTTAGTATTTGGTCGTCCAGCTAAAGTCATTAGAACCTTAACTGATAAAGATAGAAAAGAAATGAAAAGAATTTTAGCCACATATCAAAGTCATAAAAAGGTTTACGAGTCAGAAAATAGTTAA
- a CDS encoding alpha/beta hydrolase has product MWKWETNVEPKGIVVIVHDMMEYHGNYAYTIMELRKRGFHIFMGDLPGHGETSRANKGHIEHFEQYNEKLFEWLLIASRYEVPCFIIGQGLGGLIVLNALEKTEMKVEGIMLINPLLEFNHELSSQKKLLSTSLGSLSKEGRFDLGINSDMLTSDKTMQQSLNSNKEMYREVTYHWYREVHDTMRETIEKLDQIQDLPVAVYYSKHNQVINSKEVSVLKSGLNSTFLNYIGYEKKAHHLLIDEYKDYVIQDIDYFMHRVLNEIGFNY; this is encoded by the coding sequence ATGTGGAAATGGGAGACAAATGTTGAGCCTAAAGGAATAGTAGTCATTGTACATGATATGATGGAATATCATGGTAACTATGCATATACAATTATGGAACTTAGAAAAAGAGGTTTCCATATTTTTATGGGGGATTTACCAGGGCACGGTGAAACGAGTAGAGCAAATAAAGGACATATCGAACATTTCGAACAATATAATGAGAAGTTATTTGAATGGTTGCTTATCGCAAGTAGGTATGAAGTGCCATGTTTTATTATTGGTCAAGGACTTGGTGGTCTAATTGTGTTAAATGCACTTGAAAAAACCGAAATGAAAGTGGAAGGGATTATGCTGATTAATCCATTACTCGAATTTAACCATGAATTATCAAGTCAAAAGAAATTGTTATCAACAAGCTTAGGAAGTCTTTCAAAAGAGGGGCGATTTGATCTTGGCATTAATAGTGACATGTTAACATCGGATAAAACGATGCAACAATCATTGAATTCGAATAAAGAAATGTATCGTGAAGTGACATATCATTGGTATAGAGAAGTACATGATACGATGAGAGAAACAATTGAGAAGTTAGATCAAATACAAGACCTACCTGTTGCGGTTTATTATAGTAAACACAATCAAGTCATTAATTCTAAAGAGGTTAGTGTATTAAAATCAGGATTAAATTCAACATTTCTTAATTATATCGGGTATGAAAAAAAAGCACATCATTTATTAATTGATGAGTATAAGGATTATGTGATTCAAGATATCGATTATTTTATGCATAGAGTATTAAATGAGATAGGATTTAATTATTAA
- a CDS encoding tRNA (mnm(5)s(2)U34)-methyltransferase — translation MTEKNLNFNILPFNQHIIKSTVSQGDTVIDATVGNGHDTLHLAKTVGKEGLVIGFDIQLQAIESTKNLLNDHHIEHYQLHHRSHDEIDQLSLSNVKLIQYNLGYLPKANKNITTLYQSTYNSIEQGLNILVQKGVILITVYPGHETGYDEHLYLNTQFKQWPQSKTQVYTYKGLNRSDNAPYTIVIQKV, via the coding sequence ATGACCGAAAAAAACTTGAACTTTAATATACTACCATTTAACCAACACATTATTAAAAGTACTGTCTCACAAGGAGATACTGTAATTGATGCAACGGTTGGGAATGGTCACGATACGTTACACCTAGCAAAAACCGTTGGAAAAGAAGGATTAGTAATCGGATTCGATATTCAACTACAAGCAATCGAATCGACCAAAAACTTATTAAATGATCATCATATTGAACATTATCAACTGCATCATAGAAGTCATGATGAAATAGACCAACTTTCGCTCTCTAATGTCAAACTAATTCAATATAATCTTGGTTACTTGCCGAAAGCAAATAAAAACATTACTACATTATATCAATCTACGTATAATAGTATCGAGCAAGGCTTAAACATATTAGTCCAGAAAGGTGTTATTTTAATTACCGTATACCCAGGACACGAAACCGGTTATGACGAGCATCTATACTTGAATACACAATTTAAACAATGGCCACAAAGCAAAACTCAAGTATATACTTACAAAGGTTTAAATAGAAGTGATAACGCACCGTATACCATTGTGATTCAAAAAGTATAA
- a CDS encoding TIGR01212 family radical SAM protein (This family includes YhcC from E. coli K-12, an uncharacterized radical SAM protein.): MAQFKYAFDNKRYHTFNYHLKQHFGEKVFKVSLDGGFDCPNRDGTVAYGGCTFCSVAGSGDFAGRRTDPIEVQFEQIKNRMHEKWQNGQYIAYFQAFTNTHAPVEVLREKYEAALSQPGVVGLSIGTRPDCLPDDVVEYLAELNERTYLWVELGLQTIHDTTSELINRAHDMETYYEGVNKLRKHGIKVCSHIINGLPGEDYDMMMDTAKAVANMDVQGIKIHLMHLLKGTPMMKQYEKGQLEFLSQEDYTQLVCDQLEILPEEMIVHRITGDGPIDLMIGPMWSVNKWEVLNAIDDELIRRDTCQGSKYDRKKLEL, encoded by the coding sequence TTGGCTCAATTTAAATACGCATTTGACAATAAAAGATACCATACGTTTAACTATCACCTAAAACAACATTTCGGCGAAAAAGTATTCAAAGTCTCTTTAGATGGTGGATTCGACTGTCCAAACCGAGATGGCACTGTGGCTTACGGTGGCTGCACATTCTGTTCTGTTGCAGGGAGTGGTGATTTCGCAGGTCGTAGAACCGATCCGATTGAAGTACAATTCGAACAGATCAAAAATCGAATGCATGAAAAATGGCAAAACGGCCAATATATCGCATACTTCCAAGCATTCACAAATACTCATGCTCCAGTTGAAGTACTTCGCGAAAAGTATGAAGCTGCGTTAAGTCAACCAGGTGTTGTCGGACTTTCTATTGGTACACGTCCCGATTGTTTACCTGACGATGTCGTTGAATACCTAGCAGAATTAAATGAACGAACATATTTGTGGGTTGAATTAGGCCTTCAAACAATTCATGATACGACTAGTGAATTGATCAACCGTGCTCATGATATGGAAACATACTATGAAGGAGTAAATAAACTAAGAAAACACGGAATTAAAGTATGTTCACATATTATTAACGGATTACCCGGAGAAGATTATGACATGATGATGGATACAGCTAAAGCTGTGGCTAATATGGATGTACAAGGGATTAAAATTCATTTAATGCACTTATTAAAAGGGACGCCAATGATGAAGCAATATGAGAAAGGACAATTAGAGTTTCTAAGTCAAGAAGATTATACTCAACTCGTGTGCGATCAACTAGAAATATTACCTGAAGAAATGATTGTCCATCGTATTACAGGAGACGGACCGATTGATTTAATGATTGGACCGATGTGGAGTGTCAATAAATGGGAAGTGTTGAACGCCATTGATGATGAATTAATTCGACGTGATACATGCCAAGGGAGTAAATATGACCGAAAAAAACTTGAACTTTAA